One Lutzomyia longipalpis isolate SR_M1_2022 chromosome 4, ASM2433408v1 DNA segment encodes these proteins:
- the LOC129796649 gene encoding vacuolar protein sorting-associated protein 26C produces MSVNLDVQLSRTNKIYHEEEALRGIVTVNCSTETKHDGIFLTMEGVVNLQLSNKNVGIFEAFYNSVKPIQLLNLQLELAPAGKLPAGRTDFSFEFPLVCRKEPRILYETYHGVFVNINYMLRCEIRRSFLAKSVQKQQEFMIQYKPKEKPLGNEVHFTISPETLQKSAKERISIPRFLITGRLDTTECCLTKPLMGHVTLQHTEVPIRSIDIQLVRVETCGCAEGYSRDATEIQNIQIAEGNVCPKLQIPIYMIFPRLFTCPTLLTKNFKVEFELNLVILFQDDYLVTENFEIILNRCN; encoded by the exons ATGTCCGTAAATCTTGATGTTCAACTCTCAAGAACGAATAAAATATACCACGAAGag GAAGCATTACGGGGGATTGTTACTGTGAATTGTAGCACAGAAACGAAGCATGATGGAATCTTCCTCACCATGGAGGGAGTTGTTAATCTTCAGCTCAGCAATAAGAATGTTGGCATTTTTGAGGCTTTCTACAACTCCGTGAAG CCAATTCAACTTCTTAATTTGCAACTTGAACTAGCTCCGGCCGGGAAACTTCCTGCCGGAAGAAcggatttttcctttgaattccCCCTCGTATGCCGGAAGGAACCACGAATTCTCTATGAAACATATCACGGGGTTTTTGTCAATATAAACTACATGCTAAGGTGTGAGATAAGAAGGAGTTTCCTGGCCAAGAGTGTGCAGAAGCAACAGGAATTTATGATACAGTACAAACCAAAGGAGAAACCCCTTGGGAATGAAGTTCATTTCACCATCTCACCGGAGACACTGCAAAAGAGCGCCAAGGAACGTATATCCATTCCGAGATTCCTCATTACGGGACGCCTCGATACGACTGAGTGCTGCCTCACGAAACCCCTGATGGGGCATGTAACGCTGCAGCACACGGAAGTCCCCATCAGGAGCATTGATATTCAATTGGTGCGCGTGGAGACGTGTGGATGTGCCGAAGGGTACTCCCGTGACGCCACGGagattcaaaatattcaaatagcCGAAGGGAATGTCTGCCCAAAGCTCCAAATTCCAATTTACATGATTTTCCCAAGACTCTTCACATGCCCCACACTCCTAACGAAGAATTTCAAAGTTG AGTTTGAACTGAACCTTGTTATCCTGTTCCAAGATGACTATCTTGTGACggagaattttgaaattatccTGAATAGATGTAACTGA